Proteins from a single region of Diaphorobacter limosus:
- a CDS encoding serine/threonine protein kinase — protein sequence MTATPSDTAPPHPYASLTPDLVLDALASVGLYGDGRLMALGSYENRVYQVALEDGSRVVVKFYRPGRWSQAQIEEEHAFALELAAAEVPVVAPLMLQGRSLHQHAGFGFAVSPWRGGRMPELDDFEVLEWLGRYLARIHNVGAQRPFEQRPRLDAQSFGQEPRDWLLSQQIIPLDQQSAWHAACDEALELIASDAYPSSATGQFVLKDANAIRLHGDCHPGNVLWTPVDDAGQGGPHFVDLDDARMGPAVQDLWMLLSGDRRQRALQLSTLLDGYEQLRAFDRRELALIEPLRTLRLIHYSAWLARRWSDPIFPINFPWFGSSDYWRGQVGMLREQIEAMREEPLTA from the coding sequence ATGACCGCAACGCCCTCAGACACCGCCCCGCCCCACCCCTACGCCAGCCTCACGCCGGACCTGGTGCTGGACGCCCTGGCCAGCGTCGGCCTGTACGGCGACGGCCGGCTGATGGCCCTGGGCTCGTATGAGAACCGCGTCTACCAGGTGGCGCTAGAGGATGGCAGCCGCGTGGTCGTCAAGTTCTACCGCCCCGGACGCTGGAGCCAGGCGCAGATCGAGGAGGAGCATGCATTCGCGCTGGAGCTGGCCGCCGCCGAGGTGCCCGTGGTCGCGCCCCTGATGCTGCAGGGCCGCAGCCTTCACCAGCACGCCGGCTTTGGCTTTGCCGTCAGCCCCTGGCGCGGCGGGCGCATGCCGGAGCTGGACGACTTCGAGGTGCTGGAATGGCTGGGGCGCTACCTGGCGCGCATCCACAACGTAGGGGCCCAGCGCCCGTTCGAACAACGCCCGCGGCTGGATGCGCAAAGCTTTGGCCAGGAGCCGCGCGACTGGCTGCTCAGCCAGCAAATCATCCCCCTGGACCAGCAATCGGCCTGGCACGCGGCCTGCGATGAAGCTCTTGAATTGATAGCTTCTGACGCTTATCCATCAAGCGCTACAGGCCAATTTGTCTTGAAAGATGCAAACGCCATCCGCCTGCACGGCGACTGCCATCCCGGCAATGTGCTGTGGACACCCGTGGACGACGCAGGCCAGGGCGGCCCGCATTTCGTGGACCTGGATGACGCGCGCATGGGCCCGGCGGTGCAGGACCTGTGGATGCTGCTGTCGGGCGACCGGCGCCAGCGCGCGCTGCAGCTGTCCACGCTGCTGGACGGCTACGAGCAGTTGCGCGCCTTCGACCGGCGCGAGCTGGCGCTCATCGAGCCACTGCGCACGCTGCGCCTGATCCACTACAGCGCCTGGCTGGCGCGGCGCTGGAGCGACCCGATCTTCCCCATCAACTTCCCGTGGTTCGGCAGCAGCGACTACTGGCGCGGCCAGGTGGGCATGCTGCGCGAGCAGATCGAGGCGATGCGCGAGGAGCCGCTGACCGCCTGA
- the lldD gene encoding FMN-dependent L-lactate dehydrogenase LldD, translating to MIISSSADYRTAAQKFLPPFLFHYIDGGAYAEQTLRRNVDDLASVALRQRVLKDMSQLDTGIELFGEKLAIPVALSPVGLTGMYRRRGEVQAARAADAHGIPFTMSSVSVCPIEEVVPKIKRPMWFQLYVLKDRGFMQNALERAQAAGCSTLVFTVDMPVPGARYRDAHSGMSGPNAPLRRYWQAMTHPRWAWDVGLLGRPHDLGNISAYRGSPTGLQDYMGYLSANFDPSISWKDLEWIRAFWKGPMVIKGILDPEDAKDAVRFGADGIIVSNHGGRQLDGVLSSARALPAIADAVKGQIKILADSGIRNGLDVVRAIALGADCAMIGRAYIYALATAGEAGVKHLLELLEKEMRVAMTLTSVAKVADITGELLAS from the coding sequence ATGATCATTTCCTCCAGCGCCGACTACCGCACAGCGGCACAAAAATTCCTGCCGCCCTTCCTGTTCCACTACATCGACGGCGGCGCCTATGCCGAGCAGACGCTGCGCCGCAACGTGGACGACCTGGCCTCCGTGGCGCTGCGCCAGCGCGTGCTCAAGGACATGAGCCAGCTCGACACCGGCATCGAGCTGTTCGGCGAGAAACTCGCCATTCCCGTGGCGCTGTCGCCCGTGGGCCTGACCGGCATGTACCGCCGCCGGGGGGAGGTGCAGGCCGCGCGCGCGGCCGACGCACACGGCATCCCGTTCACCATGTCCAGCGTCTCGGTCTGCCCCATCGAGGAGGTCGTGCCCAAGATCAAGCGCCCCATGTGGTTCCAGCTCTACGTCCTGAAAGACCGGGGCTTCATGCAAAACGCGCTGGAGCGCGCGCAGGCCGCCGGCTGCTCCACCCTGGTGTTCACCGTGGACATGCCCGTGCCCGGCGCGCGCTACCGCGACGCCCACTCCGGCATGAGCGGCCCCAACGCCCCGCTGCGCCGCTACTGGCAGGCCATGACGCACCCGCGCTGGGCCTGGGACGTGGGCCTGCTGGGCCGCCCGCACGACCTGGGCAACATCTCGGCCTACCGCGGCAGCCCCACGGGCCTGCAGGACTACATGGGCTACCTCAGCGCCAACTTCGACCCCTCGATCTCGTGGAAGGATCTGGAGTGGATCCGCGCCTTCTGGAAGGGGCCGATGGTCATCAAGGGCATCCTCGACCCTGAGGATGCGAAGGATGCGGTGCGCTTCGGCGCCGACGGCATCATCGTCTCCAACCACGGCGGGCGCCAGCTCGACGGCGTGCTGTCGTCGGCGCGCGCGCTGCCGGCCATCGCCGACGCGGTGAAGGGCCAGATCAAGATCCTGGCCGACTCGGGCATCCGCAACGGGCTGGACGTGGTGCGCGCCATCGCCCTGGGGGCCGACTGCGCCATGATCGGCCGCGCCTACATCTACGCGCTGGCCACGGCCGGCGAGGCCGGCGTCAAGCACCTGCTGGAGCTGCTGGAAAAGGAAATGCGCGTGGCCATGACCCTGACCAGCGTGGCCAAAGTGGCGGACATCACGGGCGAACTGCTGGCGTCCTGA
- a CDS encoding Crp/Fnr family transcriptional regulator — protein MSQELSLHQRRRPPTAQELAGIPWLARLQPSERERAVAAVVVGDADPGDYVCRVGRPVTYWFGVVQGLLKMNTDTVDGASMTLAGLPPSGWFGEGTAVKREPYRYNVQALRKSVVAGLPMDSFHWLLDHSIGFNRFVMGQLNERLGQFIAVREIDRLTNPDLRVARSLAALFHPVLFPGVGEVLRITQQELANLVGLSRQRVNEALAVLQEQGAIRVEYGGLRVLDLPALRSSPFVRATVVAGALNQPAH, from the coding sequence ATGAGCCAAGAACTCTCCCTGCACCAGCGGCGCCGCCCGCCCACCGCCCAGGAACTGGCCGGCATTCCCTGGCTGGCGCGGCTGCAGCCCTCCGAGCGCGAGCGTGCCGTGGCCGCCGTGGTGGTGGGCGACGCCGACCCCGGTGACTATGTCTGCCGCGTCGGCCGGCCCGTGACCTACTGGTTTGGCGTGGTGCAAGGCCTGTTGAAGATGAACACCGACACCGTGGACGGCGCCAGCATGACGCTGGCCGGCCTGCCGCCCAGCGGCTGGTTTGGCGAAGGCACGGCCGTCAAGCGCGAGCCCTACCGCTACAACGTGCAGGCCCTGCGCAAGAGCGTGGTCGCCGGCCTGCCCATGGACAGCTTCCATTGGCTGCTGGACCACTCCATCGGCTTCAACCGCTTTGTCATGGGTCAGCTCAACGAGCGCCTGGGCCAGTTCATCGCGGTGCGCGAGATCGACCGCCTCACCAACCCCGACCTGCGCGTGGCGCGCAGCCTGGCGGCGCTGTTCCACCCGGTGCTGTTTCCGGGCGTGGGCGAGGTGCTGCGCATCACCCAGCAAGAGCTGGCCAACCTGGTCGGCCTGTCGCGCCAGCGCGTCAACGAGGCCCTGGCCGTGCTGCAGGAGCAGGGCGCAATCCGCGTCGAATACGGCGGCCTGCGCGTGCTCGACCTGCCGGCGCTGCGCAGCAGCCCGTTTGTGCGTGCCACGGTGGTGGCGGGTGCGCTCAACCAGCCCGCACACTGA
- a CDS encoding bifunctional serine/threonine-protein kinase/universal stress protein yields the protein MKLLEPGTEVDGFVVHECIHAGGMAHIYHAGYANTARDPGFPLAMKIPRMTAGDGAENIVSFEVELTILPTLTGHHAPRFVAAGDLMRLPYLVMEYVEGQTLQHWLDSHQRGDAEQDARDIARIGSALAIAAHSIHQQNVCHLDLKPANVLLRPDGSVVLLDFGLSCHAHYPDLLAEEMRKAVGSPTWIAPEQVVGVRGDLRSDIFAIGVMLYEMATGELPFGSPTTDAGLRQRLWMTPAPPRQHRPDLPEWLQEVILRCLEPEAAQRYPSAAHLAFDLANPEQVPLTERGRRLRGPGLRVHFKRWIKAAGMHYQPSPLPTRQIEEVPILMVAVPHDDVTDATLYSLREAAARSLGIRPGARLACVSVISPSASSASDSERSETTLRRQHLARLKQWATGLDLSRHSASYHVLESSDVAQALVRYAEANRVSMMILGAATHGLQLQRFVATVPMRVARDAPCTVILVKQQLPFEHL from the coding sequence ATGAAGCTGCTCGAGCCTGGCACCGAGGTCGACGGCTTCGTGGTGCACGAGTGCATACATGCCGGCGGCATGGCCCATATCTACCATGCGGGCTACGCGAATACGGCGCGTGATCCGGGCTTTCCGCTGGCCATGAAGATCCCGCGCATGACGGCCGGCGATGGCGCCGAGAACATCGTCAGCTTCGAGGTCGAGCTGACCATCTTGCCCACCCTCACCGGCCACCACGCGCCGCGCTTCGTGGCCGCGGGCGACCTGATGCGTCTGCCCTATCTGGTCATGGAATATGTGGAGGGCCAGACGCTGCAGCACTGGCTGGACAGCCACCAGCGCGGCGACGCCGAGCAGGACGCCCGCGACATCGCCCGCATCGGCAGCGCGCTGGCCATCGCCGCGCACAGCATCCACCAGCAGAATGTCTGCCACCTGGACCTGAAGCCGGCCAACGTGCTGCTGCGCCCGGACGGCAGCGTGGTGCTGCTGGACTTCGGCCTGTCCTGCCACGCGCATTACCCCGACCTGCTGGCCGAGGAGATGCGCAAGGCCGTGGGCTCGCCCACCTGGATCGCGCCCGAGCAGGTGGTGGGCGTGCGCGGTGATCTGCGCAGCGACATCTTCGCCATCGGCGTGATGCTGTACGAGATGGCCACGGGCGAGCTGCCCTTCGGCTCGCCAACCACCGACGCCGGCCTGCGCCAGCGCCTGTGGATGACGCCCGCCCCGCCGCGCCAGCACCGCCCCGACCTGCCCGAGTGGCTGCAGGAGGTCATCCTGCGCTGCCTGGAGCCCGAGGCCGCGCAGCGCTACCCCTCGGCCGCACACCTGGCCTTCGACCTGGCGAACCCGGAGCAGGTGCCACTCACCGAGCGCGGGCGGCGCCTGCGCGGGCCCGGCCTGCGCGTGCACTTCAAACGCTGGATCAAGGCCGCCGGCATGCACTACCAGCCCAGCCCGCTACCCACGCGCCAGATCGAGGAAGTGCCCATCCTCATGGTCGCCGTGCCGCACGACGACGTGACCGACGCCACGCTGTACTCGCTGCGCGAGGCGGCGGCGCGCTCGCTGGGCATACGCCCGGGCGCGCGCCTGGCCTGCGTGTCGGTGATCTCGCCATCGGCCAGCAGCGCGTCGGACAGCGAGCGCAGCGAAACCACGCTGCGCCGCCAGCATCTGGCGCGGCTCAAGCAATGGGCGACGGGGCTGGATCTGTCACGCCACAGCGCCAGCTACCATGTGCTGGAGTCCAGCGACGTGGCCCAGGCCCTGGTGCGCTACGCCGAGGCGAACCGCGTCAGCATGATGATCCTGGGCGCTGCCACCCATGGCCTGCAGCTGCAGCGCTTTGTGGCCACCGTACCCATGCGCGTGGCGCGCGACGCGCCCTGCACCGTCATCCTGGTCAAGCAGCAGCTGCCGTTCGAGCACCTGTAG
- a CDS encoding general secretion pathway protein GspB, which translates to MSYILDALRRAQAERGRGSVPDLHTPATPVTGLPVARAGAAPGMAWLLAGLLMAAGLAGAAWWLWRTPTAPVAPAAPVAAPKAESAAPVTASVAEATQAPAAPPPPAPAPAPTPVPTPAPAPQRVEKRAPEPRQPRRAATAPESAQAQAPEPKPARPAPQATQAPVFAQADLPPAVREQLPTLQLAGVTYSTNPLYRMVIVNGQVLHEGDQAAPGLVLERIEPGRTVWAFRGYRYALPSQ; encoded by the coding sequence ATGTCCTACATTCTTGATGCCCTGCGGCGCGCCCAGGCCGAGCGCGGCAGGGGCAGCGTGCCCGACCTGCACACGCCTGCCACGCCGGTCACCGGCCTGCCCGTGGCCAGGGCCGGCGCGGCGCCCGGCATGGCCTGGCTGCTGGCGGGGCTGCTCATGGCCGCAGGCCTGGCGGGCGCCGCCTGGTGGCTGTGGCGCACGCCGACCGCGCCGGTTGCGCCTGCCGCACCTGTAGCCGCCCCCAAGGCCGAGAGCGCGGCGCCGGTCACTGCCAGCGTTGCCGAGGCAACCCAGGCGCCAGCAGCACCACCGCCACCGGCACCGGCACCGGCACCGACGCCAGTGCCAACGCCAGCGCCAGCACCGCAGCGTGTCGAGAAACGCGCGCCAGAGCCGCGGCAGCCGCGTCGCGCCGCCACGGCCCCCGAGTCCGCGCAGGCGCAGGCGCCCGAACCCAAGCCCGCGCGGCCGGCCCCGCAGGCCACCCAGGCGCCGGTATTCGCCCAGGCCGACCTGCCGCCCGCCGTGCGCGAGCAGCTACCCACGCTGCAGCTGGCCGGGGTGACCTATTCCACGAACCCGCTGTACCGCATGGTCATCGTCAACGGCCAGGTACTGCACGAGGGCGACCAGGCCGCACCCGGCCTGGTGCTCGAGCGCATTGAGCCAGGGCGCACGGTTTGGGCGTTTCGTGGCTACCGCTATGCGCTGCCATCCCAGTAG
- a CDS encoding tripartite tricarboxylate transporter substrate binding protein produces the protein MRIKTVLATMALALGAAGWAQAQTASAAKDYPNRPITLVVPAGAGGGTDVVARVLADQLGKRLGQAVVVDNKTGASGMLGTQAVARAAPDGYTLLVAYSTPVFYAHHIFAKVPYDIRKDFEFITQLASTSLVMMVNANVPVKNMKEFMAWAQANKGKVNYGSYGQGSAGHLMSAYLSDTRKLDMTHVAYKSESPHIQDLAGGVVSWGLGTIAAAQGVLKDNRVRPIAIYGPKRLAELPDVPTMAEQGFADPEFNTVAWFTLLAPKGTPKPILQRLEKESVEIIHSTAMKARFQVFGLESVPGGAAQFHKDFDAVDPVIQKLVKISGVKAE, from the coding sequence ATGAGGATCAAGACCGTACTGGCCACCATGGCCCTGGCCCTGGGCGCGGCAGGCTGGGCGCAGGCCCAGACCGCCAGCGCCGCCAAGGACTACCCCAACCGCCCCATCACCCTGGTGGTGCCCGCCGGCGCCGGCGGCGGTACGGATGTGGTGGCGCGGGTGCTGGCCGACCAGTTGGGCAAGCGCCTGGGCCAGGCGGTGGTGGTGGACAACAAGACGGGGGCCTCGGGCATGCTCGGCACGCAGGCCGTGGCGCGCGCCGCGCCGGATGGCTATACGCTGCTGGTGGCCTATTCCACGCCCGTGTTCTATGCCCACCACATCTTTGCCAAGGTGCCCTACGACATCCGCAAGGACTTCGAGTTCATCACCCAGCTGGCCTCCACCAGCCTGGTGATGATGGTCAACGCCAATGTGCCGGTCAAGAACATGAAGGAGTTCATGGCCTGGGCGCAGGCCAACAAGGGCAAGGTCAACTACGGGTCATACGGACAGGGTTCGGCCGGGCATTTGATGAGCGCCTACCTGAGCGACACGCGCAAGCTGGACATGACGCATGTGGCCTACAAGAGCGAGTCGCCGCATATCCAGGATCTGGCGGGCGGCGTGGTCTCGTGGGGTCTGGGGACGATTGCCGCGGCCCAGGGCGTGCTCAAGGACAACCGCGTGCGCCCCATCGCCATCTATGGCCCCAAGCGCCTGGCCGAACTGCCCGACGTGCCCACCATGGCCGAGCAGGGCTTTGCCGACCCGGAGTTCAACACGGTGGCCTGGTTCACCCTGCTGGCGCCCAAGGGCACGCCCAAGCCCATACTGCAGCGGCTGGAGAAGGAGTCGGTGGAGATCATCCACTCCACGGCCATGAAGGCGCGCTTCCAGGTCTTTGGCCTGGAGTCGGTGCCGGGCGGCGCGGCGCAGTTCCACAAGGACTTTGACGCCGTCGATCCCGTCATCCAGAAGCTGGTGAAGATCTCCGGCGTCAAGGCTGAATGA
- the htpG gene encoding molecular chaperone HtpG, translated as MSKHTHSFQAEVAQLLHLVTHSLYSNKEIFLRELVSNASDACDKLRFEALNDATLYEDQSNLEVRVSFDKAARTLTIQDNGIGMSTQEAIDHLGTIAKSGTKDFMSRLSGDQKQTASEQGQLIGQFGVGFYSGFIVADKITVESRRAGLKANEGVRWTSSGAGDFEVEQIERAARGTSVILHLRGDAEEYLNAWQLKQIIGKYSDHISLPILMEKEEWKEGEKEGEPGSMVKTGEWETVNKASALWSRPKKDITTEQYQDFYKSISHDHEAPLSWSHNRVEGNTEYTQLLYIPAKAPFDLWNRDKKAGVKLYVKRVFIMDDAEALMPQYLRFVKGVIDSADLPLNVSRELLQESRDVRLIRDGSVKRVLSMLEDLAKHDKHEASESADGVTDVVSDEDKAKEGKYSQFYAEFGAVLKEGLGEDFANRERLAKLLRFSSTSSDTASVSLQDYKARMKEGQEAIYYITADTLAAAKNSPQLEVFKKKGIEVLLMTDRVDEWALNYLHDFDGTPLQSVAKGAVDLGKLQDEAEKKAAEEAAEAFKPLLAKLKEALKDKAEDVRVTTRLVDSPACLVVQDDGMSQQLARMLKQAGQSAPESKPVLEVNPEHALVKKLDGSVHFHDLAHILFDQALLAEGGLPEDPAAYVKRVNALLV; from the coding sequence ATGAGCAAGCACACCCATTCCTTCCAGGCCGAAGTCGCGCAACTGCTGCACCTGGTCACGCACTCGCTGTACTCCAACAAGGAAATCTTTCTGCGCGAGCTGGTCTCCAACGCGTCCGACGCCTGCGACAAGCTGCGCTTTGAGGCGCTGAACGACGCCACGCTGTATGAAGACCAGTCCAACCTGGAAGTGCGCGTGTCCTTCGACAAGGCCGCGCGCACCCTGACCATCCAGGACAACGGCATTGGCATGAGCACGCAGGAGGCCATAGACCACCTGGGCACCATCGCCAAGAGCGGCACCAAGGACTTCATGAGCCGCCTCTCGGGCGACCAGAAGCAGACCGCCAGCGAGCAGGGCCAGCTGATCGGCCAGTTCGGCGTGGGCTTCTACTCGGGCTTCATCGTCGCCGACAAGATCACCGTGGAAAGCCGCCGCGCGGGCCTGAAGGCCAATGAGGGCGTGCGCTGGACGAGCAGCGGCGCGGGCGACTTCGAGGTCGAGCAGATCGAGCGCGCGGCGCGCGGCACCAGCGTCATCCTGCACCTGCGGGGCGACGCGGAGGAGTACCTGAACGCCTGGCAGCTCAAGCAGATCATCGGCAAATACTCCGACCACATCAGCCTGCCCATCCTCATGGAAAAAGAGGAATGGAAGGAGGGCGAGAAAGAGGGCGAGCCGGGTTCAATGGTCAAGACCGGCGAATGGGAGACGGTGAACAAGGCCAGCGCCCTGTGGTCGCGCCCCAAGAAGGACATCACCACCGAGCAGTACCAGGACTTCTACAAATCCATCAGCCACGACCACGAGGCGCCGCTGTCCTGGAGCCACAACCGCGTCGAGGGCAACACCGAGTACACGCAGCTCTTGTACATCCCCGCCAAGGCCCCGTTCGACCTGTGGAACCGCGACAAGAAGGCCGGCGTGAAGCTGTACGTCAAGCGCGTCTTCATCATGGACGACGCCGAGGCGCTGATGCCGCAGTACCTGCGCTTCGTCAAGGGCGTGATCGACTCCGCCGACCTGCCGCTGAACGTCTCTAGAGAGCTGCTGCAGGAAAGCCGCGACGTGCGCCTGATCCGCGACGGCTCGGTCAAGCGCGTGCTGTCCATGCTGGAAGACCTGGCCAAGCATGACAAGCACGAGGCCAGCGAATCCGCCGACGGCGTGACCGATGTGGTGAGCGACGAGGACAAGGCCAAGGAAGGCAAGTACAGCCAGTTCTACGCCGAGTTCGGCGCCGTGCTCAAGGAAGGCCTGGGCGAGGACTTCGCCAACCGCGAGCGCCTGGCCAAGCTGCTGCGCTTTTCCAGCACCAGCAGCGACACGGCCAGCGTCAGCCTGCAGGACTACAAGGCGCGCATGAAGGAGGGCCAGGAGGCCATCTACTACATCACCGCCGACACCCTGGCCGCCGCCAAGAACAGCCCGCAGCTCGAAGTCTTCAAGAAGAAGGGCATCGAGGTGCTCCTGATGACCGACCGCGTGGACGAGTGGGCGCTGAACTACCTGCACGACTTCGACGGCACGCCGCTGCAGTCCGTCGCCAAGGGCGCGGTGGACCTGGGCAAGCTGCAGGACGAGGCCGAGAAAAAGGCCGCGGAAGAAGCGGCCGAGGCCTTCAAGCCCCTGCTCGCCAAGCTGAAGGAAGCGTTGAAAGACAAGGCCGAGGACGTGCGCGTGACCACGCGCCTGGTCGATTCGCCCGCCTGCCTGGTGGTGCAGGACGACGGCATGAGCCAGCAACTGGCCCGCATGCTCAAGCAGGCCGGCCAGAGCGCGCCCGAGTCCAAGCCGGTGCTGGAGGTGAACCCCGAGCATGCGCTGGTGAAGAAGCTCGACGGCAGCGTGCACTTCCACGACCTGGCGCACATCCTGTTCGACCAGGCGTTGCTGGCCGAGGGTGGCCTGCCGGAGGATCCGGCGGCTTACGTCAAACGGGTGAACGCGCTATTGGTGTGA
- the lldR gene encoding transcriptional regulator LldR, producing MRLADHVVEKLLALVQARGLQPGQRLPAERQLAEELGVSRTSVREAIQKLTSQGVLSARRGDGTYLQSRATAEWLQEGMQPLAGLIDADPHYRYDVLEARQALESSAAWLAAQRATAQDKARIQHCFEVMLDHQQNGHAELAARADAQFHLAIAEASHNLVLVQVTHSLFTTVLSTVARNRHDMFHLSAPVTVQALTEQHQALMQAILDGDPQRARQCIDEHLEHVRVTIQRLDEDRARQERSTRLPPDLVPPLLPETSPHT from the coding sequence ATGCGCCTGGCCGATCACGTTGTCGAGAAACTGCTTGCCCTGGTGCAGGCCCGCGGCCTGCAGCCCGGGCAGCGCCTGCCCGCGGAGCGGCAACTGGCCGAGGAACTGGGGGTGTCGCGCACCTCGGTGCGCGAAGCCATACAGAAGCTGACCAGCCAGGGCGTGCTGTCGGCGCGGCGCGGCGACGGCACCTACCTGCAGTCGCGCGCGACGGCCGAATGGCTGCAGGAGGGCATGCAGCCGCTGGCCGGCCTGATCGACGCCGACCCGCACTACCGCTACGACGTGCTGGAGGCCCGGCAGGCGCTGGAAAGCAGCGCCGCCTGGCTGGCCGCGCAGCGCGCCACCGCCCAGGACAAGGCGCGCATACAGCACTGCTTCGAGGTGATGCTTGACCATCAGCAAAACGGCCACGCCGAATTGGCCGCGCGTGCCGACGCACAGTTCCACCTGGCCATTGCCGAGGCCTCGCACAACCTGGTGCTGGTTCAGGTGACGCACAGCCTGTTCACCACAGTGCTGTCCACGGTGGCGCGCAACCGTCACGACATGTTCCACCTCAGCGCGCCCGTGACCGTGCAGGCGCTGACGGAACAACACCAGGCGCTGATGCAGGCCATCCTGGACGGCGACCCGCAGCGTGCACGCCAATGCATCGATGAACATCTGGAGCATGTGCGCGTCACCATCCAGCGTCTGGACGAAGACCGCGCACGGCAGGAACGTTCCACACGCCTGCCGCCGGATCTGGTACCACCGCTGCTACCCGAAACGTCCCCACACACCTGA
- the lldP gene encoding L-lactate permease, which translates to MQTLWQQNYDPAGNIWISALVALIPIVFFFLALTRLRLKGYQAGTVTVLLALGVALLFYKMPVSAALASAVYGFFYGLWPIAWIIVAAVFLYKLSVKTGQFDVIRSSILSVTPDQRLQLILVGFCFGAFLEGAAGFGAPVAITAALLVGLGFKPLYAAGLCLIANTAPVAFGAMGIPVIVAGQVSGIDPFLIGQMAGRQLPFMTILVLFWIMAIMDGWRGVKETWPAVLVGGGSFALVQFLTANYIGPELPDITSAIVSLIALTAFLKVWQPKRIFRFDTEQSAPSKANGTKAAGAAKPQAAAPLTAGAIIKAWSPFIILTAMVTLWSLKPFKALFAAGGPLASTIISIPVPMLDKLVAKMPPVVAAATPYGAVYTFNWLSATGTAILIAAILTIAFARFSPAKAVATLGETVRELVIPIYSIGMVLAFAFVANYSGLSATLALALAHTGQAFVFFSPFLGWIGVFLTGSDTSANALFGALQATTANQLGLSPVLTVAANTTGGVTGKMISPQSIAIACAAVGLAGKESDLFRFTVKHSLIFAVIIGIITTLQAYVFTWMIPGH; encoded by the coding sequence ATGCAAACCCTCTGGCAACAGAACTACGACCCCGCCGGGAACATCTGGATCTCGGCCCTGGTCGCCCTCATTCCCATCGTCTTTTTCTTCCTTGCGCTGACGCGGCTGCGCCTCAAGGGCTACCAGGCAGGCACCGTCACGGTGCTGCTGGCCCTGGGCGTGGCGCTACTGTTCTACAAGATGCCCGTGAGCGCAGCCCTGGCCTCGGCCGTGTATGGCTTCTTCTACGGCCTGTGGCCCATCGCCTGGATCATTGTGGCGGCCGTGTTTCTGTACAAGCTGTCGGTCAAGACCGGGCAGTTTGATGTGATCCGGAGCTCCATCCTGTCCGTCACGCCCGACCAGCGGCTGCAGCTCATCCTGGTGGGCTTTTGCTTTGGCGCGTTTCTGGAAGGCGCTGCCGGCTTTGGTGCCCCCGTGGCCATCACCGCTGCGCTGCTGGTGGGCCTGGGCTTCAAGCCGCTGTACGCTGCCGGCCTGTGCCTGATCGCCAACACCGCCCCCGTGGCCTTTGGCGCCATGGGCATTCCGGTCATCGTGGCCGGTCAGGTGTCGGGCATTGATCCCTTCCTCATCGGCCAGATGGCCGGGCGCCAGTTGCCCTTCATGACCATCCTGGTGCTGTTCTGGATCATGGCGATCATGGACGGCTGGCGCGGCGTGAAGGAGACCTGGCCTGCCGTGCTGGTGGGTGGCGGCTCTTTCGCGCTGGTGCAGTTCCTCACCGCCAACTACATCGGCCCCGAGCTGCCCGACATCACCTCGGCCATCGTCTCGCTGATTGCGCTCACAGCCTTCCTCAAGGTGTGGCAGCCCAAGCGCATCTTCCGTTTTGATACGGAACAGAGCGCTCCCAGCAAGGCCAATGGCACGAAAGCAGCCGGCGCAGCCAAACCCCAAGCCGCAGCACCCCTCACCGCAGGCGCCATCATCAAGGCCTGGTCGCCCTTCATCATCCTGACCGCCATGGTCACGCTGTGGAGCCTCAAGCCCTTCAAGGCGCTGTTTGCTGCCGGCGGCCCGCTGGCTTCCACCATCATCAGCATCCCCGTGCCCATGCTCGACAAGCTGGTCGCCAAGATGCCGCCCGTGGTAGCCGCCGCCACGCCCTACGGCGCGGTGTACACCTTCAACTGGCTGTCGGCCACCGGCACGGCCATCCTGATTGCGGCCATCCTGACCATTGCCTTTGCCCGCTTCTCCCCCGCCAAGGCCGTGGCCACACTGGGTGAGACGGTGCGCGAGCTGGTCATCCCGATCTACTCCATCGGCATGGTGCTGGCCTTTGCCTTCGTGGCCAACTACTCGGGCCTGTCGGCCACACTGGCCCTGGCGCTGGCCCACACGGGCCAGGCGTTTGTGTTCTTCTCGCCCTTCCTGGGCTGGATCGGCGTGTTCCTCACGGGCTCGGACACCTCGGCCAACGCCTTGTTTGGCGCGCTGCAGGCCACCACGGCCAACCAGCTGGGCCTGTCGCCCGTGCTCACCGTGGCGGCCAATACCACGGGCGGCGTCACCGGCAAGATGATTTCGCCCCAGTCCATCGCCATTGCCTGCGCGGCTGTGGGCCTGGCGGGCAAGGAATCGGACCTGTTCCGCTTCACCGTCAAGCACAGCCTGATCTTCGCCGTCATCATCGGCATCATCACAACGCTGCAGGCCTATGTATTTACGTGGATGATTCCGGGCCACTGA